The Serratia rhizosphaerae genome has a segment encoding these proteins:
- a CDS encoding YfcZ/YiiS family protein yields MSDAMNKCSAQETAACCCVDVGTVMDNTDCTASYSQIFTDEQDAQQTLTALTEKARSVESDPCAISSSLQPVDGGVRLNADFTFSCQAETLIFQLGLR; encoded by the coding sequence ATGTCAGATGCAATGAATAAATGCAGCGCGCAGGAAACGGCAGCATGCTGCTGTGTGGATGTCGGCACCGTGATGGACAATACCGACTGCACCGCGTCCTACAGCCAGATTTTTACCGACGAGCAAGACGCGCAGCAAACGCTGACGGCGCTGACGGAAAAAGCGCGTTCGGTGGAGTCCGATCCCTGCGCCATCAGCAGCAGCCTGCAGCCGGTAGACGGCGGCGTGCGATTGAACGCTGATTTCACCTTTTCCTGCCAGGCGGAAACGCTGATTTTTCAGCTGGGCCTGCGTTAA
- the fadI gene encoding acetyl-CoA C-acyltransferase FadI, whose product MSKALPLVTRQGDRIAIVNGLRTPFAKQATAYHGVPAVDLGKMAVSELVARSGIDATLIEQLVFGQVVQMPEAPNIAREIVLGTGMSVHTDAYSVSRACATSFQAIANVAESIIAGSISVGIAGGADSSSVLPIGVSKALARTLVDVNKARTLSQRLKLFSRLKFRDLLPVPPAVAEYSTGLRMGDTAEQMAKTHGISREDQDALAHRSHQLAANAWEQGWLHDEVMTAYVPPYKAELTEDNNVRKDSSLASYAKLKPAFDRKHGSVTAANSTPLTDGAAAVLMMSESRARELGLRPLGYLRSFAFAAIDVWQDMLLGPSYATPLALDRAGITLADLTLIDMHEAFAAQTLANLKMFASAAFAHEKLGRDAAIGEVDMEKFNVLGGSIAYGHPFAATGARMITQTLHELKRRGGGLGLATACAAGGLGAAMVVEVE is encoded by the coding sequence ATGAGTAAGGCACTGCCGCTGGTCACCCGTCAGGGAGACAGAATTGCAATAGTTAATGGATTACGCACCCCGTTCGCCAAACAGGCGACCGCCTATCACGGCGTGCCGGCGGTGGATCTCGGTAAAATGGCGGTCAGTGAGTTGGTGGCGCGCAGCGGCATCGACGCGACGCTGATTGAACAGCTGGTGTTTGGCCAGGTGGTGCAGATGCCGGAGGCGCCGAATATCGCGCGCGAGATCGTGCTCGGCACCGGCATGAGCGTACATACCGACGCCTACAGCGTCTCCCGCGCCTGCGCCACCAGTTTCCAGGCGATCGCCAACGTGGCGGAAAGCATTATCGCCGGCAGCATCAGCGTCGGCATTGCCGGCGGCGCTGATTCTTCCTCCGTACTGCCGATCGGCGTCAGCAAAGCGCTGGCGCGTACGCTGGTGGACGTCAACAAAGCGCGCACGCTGTCGCAGCGCCTGAAGCTGTTCAGCCGGTTGAAGTTCCGCGACCTGCTGCCGGTGCCGCCGGCGGTGGCGGAATACTCCACCGGCCTGCGGATGGGCGACACCGCCGAACAAATGGCGAAGACGCACGGCATCAGCCGTGAAGATCAGGACGCGCTGGCACACCGTTCTCACCAGTTGGCGGCCAATGCCTGGGAGCAGGGCTGGCTGCACGATGAAGTAATGACGGCATACGTGCCGCCGTATAAGGCGGAACTGACCGAAGACAACAATGTCCGCAAAGACTCCAGCCTGGCCTCCTACGCCAAATTAAAGCCGGCCTTCGATCGTAAACACGGCAGCGTGACCGCGGCCAACAGTACGCCGCTCACCGACGGTGCGGCGGCGGTGCTGATGATGAGCGAATCCCGCGCCAGAGAGCTGGGGCTGCGGCCGCTCGGCTATCTGCGCAGCTTCGCCTTTGCCGCCATCGACGTCTGGCAGGATATGCTGCTGGGGCCGTCGTACGCCACGCCGCTGGCGCTGGATCGGGCGGGCATTACGCTGGCCGATTTAACGTTGATTGATATGCATGAAGCCTTCGCCGCGCAGACGCTGGCCAACCTGAAAATGTTCGCCAGCGCGGCGTTCGCCCACGAGAAGCTAGGGCGCGACGCGGCGATCGGGGAAGTCGACATGGAGAAGTTCAACGTACTGGGCGGCTCTATTGCCTACGGGCATCCGTTTGCCGCCACCGGCGCGCGCATGATTACCCAGACGCTGCATGAGCTGAAACGTCGCGGCGGCGGTCTGGGGCTGGCGACCGCCTGCGCCGCCGGCGGTCTGGGCGCGGCGATGGTTGTGGAGGTGGAATAA
- the fadJ gene encoding fatty acid oxidation complex subunit alpha FadJ produces the protein MSAATNALHEQRAPQTAFRLTLRPDNIGVITIDVPGEKVNTLKAEFVEQINDVLIQAQQQTTLEGLVIISGKPDSFIAGADITMIAACNSAKEAQSLAKKGQSTLAQLAAFPVPVVAAIHGACLGGGLELALACHSRVCSLDDKTALGLPEVQLGLLPGSGGTQRLPRLIGAGKALDMMLTGKQIRARQALRMGLVDDAVPHAILLETAVARARQGWSARRELPWQERLLNGPLGRSALFAIVRKKTLEKTHGNYPAAERIIQVVRTGLDQGSASGYEAEARAFGELAMTPQSAALRSLFFASTALKKERGADAQPHALERVGILGGGLMGGGIACVTATRGGLPVRIKDISTQGINHALKYSWDVLSKRVRRKRMRPAERQKQMMLISGTTDYCGFEQLDIVVEAVFEDLALKQQMVAEVEQHAAPHTVFASNTSSLPISQIAAKAQRPEQVIGLHYFSPVDKMPLVEVIPHAATSAATIATTVALAHKQGKTAIVVADRAGFYVNRILAPYINEAARCLLVGEPIEALDKALVDFGFPVGPITLLDEVGIDVGTKIIPILVEELGPRFAAPAAFDAVLKDGRKGRKNGKGFYLYPSEGQQRQRRKRADASVYTLLGVTPKAHLPPAEIAQRCVMMMLNEAARCLEEGVIRSARDGDIGAVFGIGFPPFLGGPFRYMDELGAETVVKTLQYLQQQHGEHFAPCERLQRMAQQGERFYPR, from the coding sequence ATGAGCGCAGCGACCAATGCACTGCATGAGCAACGGGCTCCACAGACGGCGTTTCGTCTGACCCTGCGGCCGGACAACATCGGCGTGATTACCATCGACGTGCCGGGGGAAAAGGTCAATACGCTGAAGGCGGAGTTTGTTGAACAGATTAACGATGTGCTGATCCAGGCGCAGCAGCAGACCACGCTGGAAGGCCTGGTCATTATCTCCGGTAAGCCCGATTCCTTTATTGCCGGCGCCGATATCACCATGATCGCCGCCTGCAACAGCGCCAAAGAGGCGCAGTCGCTGGCGAAGAAAGGGCAGAGCACGCTGGCGCAGCTGGCGGCTTTTCCGGTGCCGGTGGTGGCGGCGATCCACGGTGCCTGTCTGGGCGGCGGGCTCGAGCTGGCGCTGGCTTGCCACAGCCGGGTATGTTCCCTGGACGATAAAACCGCGCTCGGCCTGCCGGAAGTGCAGCTGGGGCTGTTGCCGGGATCCGGCGGCACGCAGCGGCTGCCGCGTCTGATTGGCGCCGGCAAAGCGCTGGATATGATGCTGACCGGCAAACAGATCCGCGCCCGTCAGGCGCTGCGCATGGGGCTGGTGGACGATGCGGTGCCGCACGCCATTTTGCTTGAGACGGCGGTCGCGCGCGCCAGGCAGGGCTGGTCGGCGCGGCGCGAACTGCCGTGGCAGGAACGGTTGCTCAACGGCCCGCTCGGGCGCAGTGCGCTGTTCGCCATCGTGCGCAAGAAAACGCTGGAGAAGACGCACGGTAATTATCCGGCGGCGGAGCGGATTATCCAGGTGGTGCGTACCGGTTTGGACCAGGGCAGCGCCAGCGGTTATGAGGCCGAGGCGCGCGCGTTTGGCGAGCTGGCGATGACGCCGCAGTCAGCGGCGCTGCGCAGCCTGTTTTTTGCTTCCACCGCGCTGAAAAAGGAGCGTGGCGCCGATGCGCAGCCGCACGCGCTTGAACGGGTCGGCATTCTGGGCGGCGGCCTGATGGGCGGCGGCATCGCCTGTGTGACGGCCACGCGCGGCGGTTTGCCGGTACGTATTAAGGACATCAGCACCCAGGGCATTAATCACGCACTGAAATACAGCTGGGACGTGCTGAGCAAGCGGGTGCGCCGCAAACGCATGCGTCCGGCAGAGCGGCAAAAGCAGATGATGCTGATTTCCGGCACCACCGATTACTGCGGTTTTGAGCAGCTGGATATTGTGGTGGAGGCGGTGTTCGAAGATCTGGCTCTGAAGCAGCAGATGGTGGCGGAGGTAGAGCAGCATGCCGCGCCGCATACCGTCTTTGCCTCTAACACCTCTTCGCTGCCGATTAGCCAGATCGCCGCCAAGGCGCAGCGGCCGGAGCAAGTGATCGGCCTGCACTATTTCAGCCCGGTGGACAAAATGCCGCTGGTGGAGGTGATACCGCATGCCGCAACCAGCGCCGCAACCATCGCCACTACCGTGGCGCTGGCGCATAAGCAGGGGAAAACGGCGATAGTGGTGGCCGACCGCGCCGGTTTTTACGTCAACCGCATCCTGGCGCCCTATATTAATGAGGCGGCGCGCTGCCTGCTGGTCGGCGAGCCGATCGAGGCGCTGGATAAGGCGCTGGTGGATTTCGGCTTCCCGGTGGGGCCGATTACGCTGTTGGACGAGGTCGGCATCGACGTAGGCACCAAAATTATTCCTATTCTGGTGGAGGAACTGGGGCCGCGCTTCGCCGCGCCGGCGGCGTTTGATGCGGTGCTGAAAGATGGCCGCAAGGGGCGCAAGAACGGCAAGGGCTTCTATCTGTATCCCAGCGAAGGCCAGCAGCGCCAGCGCCGAAAACGTGCCGATGCTTCGGTTTATACGCTGCTCGGCGTCACGCCGAAGGCGCATCTGCCGCCGGCGGAGATCGCCCAGCGCTGCGTGATGATGATGTTGAACGAAGCGGCGCGTTGTCTGGAAGAAGGCGTGATTCGCAGCGCCCGCGACGGCGATATCGGCGCGGTGTTCGGCATTGGCTTCCCGCCGTTCCTCGGCGGACCGTTCCGCTATATGGATGAGCTTGGTGCGGAGACGGTGGTGAAAACCCTGCAATATCTGCAGCAGCAGCACGGCGAGCATTTTGCGCCGTGCGAACGTCTGCAGCGCATGGCACAACAGGGCGAGCGTTTCTATCCCCGCTAG
- the sixA gene encoding phosphohistidine phosphatase SixA yields MQVLIMRHGEAALDAASDAVRPLTLCGRDESRQMAAWLNTKSVDIERVLVSPYLRAEQTLDTVRAALTLPDGAEVMPALTPGGDAALVGSYLQVLAQQGVKSVLVVSHLPLVGYLVAELCPGECPPMFATSAIAYVELTQDGSAGKLEWQVSPSQLMAKV; encoded by the coding sequence ATGCAAGTTTTGATTATGCGTCACGGAGAGGCGGCGCTCGATGCGGCCAGCGATGCGGTAAGACCTCTTACCCTTTGCGGCCGTGATGAGTCACGTCAGATGGCGGCCTGGTTGAACACCAAGTCTGTGGATATTGAACGCGTGCTGGTCAGTCCTTATCTGCGCGCCGAGCAGACGCTGGACACGGTGCGTGCTGCGCTGACGCTGCCGGATGGCGCGGAAGTGATGCCGGCGCTGACCCCGGGCGGCGACGCCGCGCTGGTCGGCAGCTATCTGCAGGTCCTGGCGCAGCAGGGGGTGAAGTCGGTGCTGGTCGTTTCTCACCTGCCGCTGGTCGGCTATCTGGTGGCGGAACTGTGCCCGGGCGAATGCCCGCCGATGTTCGCTACCTCGGCGATCGCCTATGTCGAACTGACGCAGGACGGCAGCGCAGGCAAGCTGGAGTGGCAGGTCAGCCCGTCACAGCTGATGGCGAAAGTCTGA
- the smrB gene encoding endonuclease SmrB — translation MKNKPPLSQDELQLFRDSVTGAKKLRQDTIVHRPPKPKIKQTPPQRLLQEQVDASFYFSDEFQPQLDEDGPTRYVRPGASQFELKKLRRGDYVPDLFLDLHGLTQLQAKQELGALIAACKREHVYCACVMHGHGKHILKQQTPLWLAQHPDVLAFHQAPKEWGGNAAILLLVELAD, via the coding sequence ATGAAGAACAAACCGCCGCTGAGCCAGGATGAACTGCAGCTCTTCAGAGACTCGGTGACGGGCGCCAAGAAGCTGCGTCAGGACACCATTGTCCACCGCCCGCCCAAACCCAAAATCAAGCAGACGCCGCCGCAGCGCCTGCTGCAGGAACAGGTCGACGCCAGTTTCTATTTTTCCGATGAGTTCCAGCCGCAGCTGGACGAAGACGGCCCGACCCGCTATGTACGCCCCGGTGCCAGCCAGTTTGAACTGAAAAAGCTGCGCCGCGGCGACTATGTGCCGGATCTGTTTCTCGATCTGCACGGGCTGACGCAACTGCAGGCCAAACAGGAGTTGGGGGCGCTGATCGCCGCCTGTAAACGCGAGCACGTCTACTGCGCCTGCGTGATGCACGGGCACGGCAAACATATTCTCAAGCAGCAGACGCCGCTGTGGCTGGCGCAGCACCCGGACGTGCTGGCGTTCCATCAGGCGCCGAAAGAATGGGGCGGCAATGCCGCCATATTGCTGTTGGTCGAACTGGCTGACTAG
- the prmB gene encoding 50S ribosomal protein L3 N(5)-glutamine methyltransferase, translating to MDKIFVDEAVNELHTIQDMLRWTVSRFSAANIYYGHGTDNPWDEAVQLVLPSLYLPLDIPEEMRSARLTSSERHRIVERVIRRINERVPVAYLTNKAWFCGLEFYVDERVLVPRSPIGELINDGFSGLIPHPPRHILDMCTGSGCIAIACGYAFPEADVDAVDISSDVLAVTERNIQALGVEHQVIPIRSDLFRDVPAIQYDLIVTNPPYVDAEDMSDLPEEFRFEPELGLAAGSDGLKLVRRILACAPDFLSDDGVLICEVGNSMVHLMEQYPDIPFTWLEFANGGDGVFMLTKQQLVDCKAHFSMYRS from the coding sequence TTGGACAAAATTTTCGTCGACGAAGCAGTGAACGAACTGCACACCATTCAGGATATGCTGCGCTGGACCGTCAGCCGCTTCAGCGCCGCCAATATCTACTATGGTCACGGAACCGATAATCCGTGGGACGAAGCGGTGCAGCTGGTTCTGCCGAGTTTGTATCTGCCGCTGGATATTCCGGAAGAGATGCGCAGCGCGCGTCTGACCTCCAGCGAGCGCCATCGCATCGTCGAGCGGGTGATCCGCCGCATCAACGAGCGCGTGCCGGTGGCGTATCTGACCAACAAGGCCTGGTTCTGCGGCCTGGAGTTTTACGTTGATGAGCGCGTGCTGGTGCCGCGTTCGCCGATTGGTGAGCTGATCAACGATGGGTTCAGCGGCCTGATCCCGCATCCGCCGCGCCATATTCTGGATATGTGCACCGGCAGCGGCTGCATCGCCATCGCCTGCGGGTACGCCTTCCCGGAAGCGGACGTGGACGCGGTGGACATCTCCAGCGACGTGCTGGCGGTTACCGAGCGCAATATTCAGGCGCTGGGCGTTGAACATCAGGTGATCCCGATCCGTTCCGATCTGTTCCGCGACGTTCCCGCGATCCAGTACGATCTGATCGTCACCAACCCGCCGTATGTTGATGCCGAAGATATGTCCGATCTGCCGGAAGAGTTTCGCTTTGAGCCGGAACTGGGCCTGGCGGCGGGCAGCGACGGCCTGAAACTGGTGCGCCGCATTCTGGCCTGCGCGCCGGACTTCCTCAGCGATGACGGCGTGCTGATTTGTGAAGTCGGCAACAGCATGGTACACCTGATGGAGCAGTACCCGGATATTCCGTTCACCTGGTTGGAGTTTGCCAACGGCGGCGACGGCGTATTTATGCTGACCAAGCAGCAGCTGGTGGACTGCAAGGCGCATTTCAGCATGTATCGCAGCTGA
- the aroC gene encoding chorismate synthase, producing MAGNSIGQLFRVTTFGESHGVALGCIVDGVPPGIALTEEDLQHDLDRRRPGTSRYTTQRREPDRVRILSGVFEGVTTGTSIGLMIENTDQRSQDYGAIKDVFRPGHADYTYEQKYGVRDYRGGGRSSARETAMRVAAGAIAKKYLEQKFGVKVRGYLAQIGDVSCELKDWEQVEQNPFFCPDVDKLEALDELMRALKKEGDSIGAKVSVVAENVPVGLGEPVFDRLDADLAHALMSINAVKGVEIGDGFAVVTKRGSENRDEITPEGFQSNHAGGILGGISSGQPVIAHLALKPTSSIMVPGRTINRQGEAVDMVTRGRHDPCVGIRAVPIAEAMMAIVLMDHLLRQRGQNGDVLSDVPRW from the coding sequence ATGGCAGGGAACAGTATTGGGCAGTTATTCCGCGTCACCACCTTTGGCGAATCTCACGGGGTGGCGCTGGGATGTATCGTTGACGGGGTGCCGCCGGGCATCGCGCTGACGGAAGAAGATTTGCAACATGACCTGGACCGCCGTCGTCCGGGCACTTCGCGCTATACCACGCAGCGCCGTGAACCCGACCGGGTGCGCATTCTTTCCGGCGTGTTTGAAGGCGTGACCACCGGCACCAGCATCGGCCTGATGATCGAAAACACCGATCAGCGTTCGCAAGACTATGGCGCGATCAAAGACGTGTTCCGTCCGGGCCATGCCGACTACACCTACGAACAGAAATACGGCGTGCGCGACTACCGCGGCGGCGGCCGCTCATCGGCGCGGGAAACCGCGATGCGCGTGGCGGCCGGCGCGATTGCCAAAAAGTACCTTGAACAGAAATTCGGTGTGAAGGTGCGCGGTTACCTGGCGCAGATCGGCGACGTCAGCTGCGAGCTGAAAGACTGGGAGCAGGTTGAGCAGAACCCGTTCTTCTGCCCGGATGTCGACAAGCTGGAAGCGCTGGATGAACTGATGCGCGCGCTGAAAAAAGAGGGCGACTCCATTGGCGCCAAAGTCAGCGTGGTGGCGGAGAACGTGCCGGTCGGCCTCGGCGAGCCGGTGTTTGACCGCCTGGATGCCGATCTGGCGCATGCGCTGATGAGCATTAACGCGGTGAAAGGCGTGGAGATTGGCGACGGTTTTGCCGTGGTCACCAAGCGCGGCAGCGAAAACCGCGATGAAATTACCCCGGAAGGCTTCCAGAGCAACCACGCCGGCGGCATTCTCGGCGGCATCAGCAGCGGCCAGCCGGTGATTGCCCATCTGGCGCTGAAGCCAACCTCCAGCATTATGGTGCCGGGGCGCACCATCAACCGCCAGGGCGAAGCGGTGGATATGGTCACCCGCGGCCGCCACGATCCGTGCGTCGGCATTCGCGCGGTGCCGATCGCCGAAGCGATGATGGCGATCGTGCTGATGGACCACCTGCTGCGTCAGCGCGGGCAGAACGGCGACGTGCTCTCCGACGTGCCGCGCTGGTAA
- the mepA gene encoding penicillin-insensitive murein endopeptidase: protein MKNGLLGLMALLASTSALALTPWQKIDHPVAGSAQAIGGFANGCVIGARPLPLNAADYQVMRQDQRRYFGHPELLAFIQRLTRETGQQGLGTVLIGDMAMPAGGRFSSGHASHQSGLDVDIWLQLPHQRWSERQLLKPQPIDLVSGDGMRVRNNQWQPQIGSLIKLAAQDEKVARIFVNPAIKQRLCDDAGSDRGWLHKVRPWFGHRAHMHVRLSCPPDSLECKDQDPPPPGDGCGAELASWFEPHQPSSKPGKRVVPPLPPSCQALLDNHFSAE, encoded by the coding sequence ATGAAAAATGGGTTGTTGGGTCTGATGGCGCTGCTGGCGTCAACGTCCGCGCTGGCGTTGACGCCGTGGCAAAAAATTGATCATCCGGTAGCGGGTTCGGCGCAGGCGATCGGCGGCTTTGCCAACGGCTGCGTGATCGGCGCCCGGCCGCTGCCGCTCAATGCGGCGGACTACCAGGTGATGCGTCAGGATCAGCGCCGCTATTTCGGTCATCCGGAACTGCTGGCGTTTATTCAGCGCCTGACTCGCGAGACCGGACAGCAGGGGCTGGGCACGGTGCTGATCGGCGATATGGCGATGCCGGCCGGCGGGCGTTTCAGCAGCGGCCATGCCAGTCACCAGTCCGGTCTGGACGTCGATATCTGGCTGCAGCTGCCGCATCAGCGCTGGAGCGAGCGACAGCTGCTGAAGCCGCAGCCGATAGATCTGGTGAGCGGCGACGGCATGCGGGTGCGTAATAATCAGTGGCAGCCGCAGATTGGTTCGCTGATCAAACTGGCGGCGCAGGACGAGAAAGTGGCGCGCATCTTCGTGAACCCGGCGATTAAACAGCGGCTGTGCGACGATGCCGGCAGCGACCGCGGCTGGCTGCATAAGGTACGACCGTGGTTTGGCCACCGCGCCCATATGCACGTGCGGTTGAGCTGCCCGCCGGACAGCCTGGAGTGCAAGGATCAGGATCCACCGCCGCCGGGCGACGGCTGCGGGGCTGAACTGGCCAGCTGGTTTGAGCCACATCAGCCAAGTTCGAAACCGGGCAAGCGGGTTGTGCCGCCGTTGCCGCCTTCCTGTCAGGCGTTATTGGATAACCATTTTTCGGCGGAATAA
- a CDS encoding sulfite exporter TauE/SafE family protein — protein sequence MDWLMVSPEMLGVLFAVALLAGFIDSIAGGGGLLTVPVLLAAGVPPAQALATNKLQSVGGSLSASLYFIRRKAVNLGEQKLTILLTLIGSIAGAILVQHMRADLLRQMLPLLVIGIGLYFLLTPRLGESDRQRRLSALPFGLVAGGCVGFYDGFFGPGAGSFYALAYVTLCGFNLAKSTAHAKVLNFTSNFGSLIFFIIGGKVVWGIGLLMLVGQVLGARMGAHMVMTRGQKLIRPMIVVVSLVMSLKLLYDSHGAEIQQWLAMHF from the coding sequence ATGGACTGGTTGATGGTCAGCCCCGAAATGCTCGGGGTGTTGTTTGCCGTGGCGTTATTGGCGGGTTTTATTGATTCTATCGCCGGCGGTGGCGGATTGCTGACGGTGCCGGTGCTGCTGGCGGCAGGGGTGCCGCCGGCGCAGGCGCTGGCGACCAACAAGCTGCAGTCGGTGGGCGGTTCGCTGTCCGCCAGCCTGTACTTTATCCGCCGTAAGGCGGTCAATCTTGGCGAACAGAAGCTGACGATCCTGCTGACGTTGATCGGTTCGATCGCTGGTGCGATTCTGGTGCAGCATATGCGCGCCGATCTGCTGCGGCAGATGCTGCCGCTGCTGGTGATTGGCATCGGGCTCTATTTCCTGCTGACGCCGCGTCTGGGAGAAAGCGATCGCCAGCGGCGTCTGAGCGCGCTGCCGTTCGGTCTGGTGGCCGGCGGCTGCGTCGGTTTTTACGACGGCTTTTTCGGCCCCGGTGCCGGCTCTTTCTACGCGCTGGCCTATGTGACGCTGTGCGGCTTCAACCTGGCGAAATCCACCGCGCACGCCAAGGTGCTGAACTTCACCTCCAACTTCGGCAGCCTGATCTTCTTTATCATCGGCGGCAAGGTGGTGTGGGGCATCGGTTTGCTGATGCTGGTCGGGCAGGTGCTGGGCGCGCGGATGGGCGCGCATATGGTAATGACGCGCGGGCAGAAGCTGATTCGCCCGATGATCGTGGTGGTTTCACTGGTGATGAGCCTGAAGCTGCTGTACGACAGTCACGGCGCTGAAATCCAGCAATGGCTGGCCATGCATTTTTAA
- a CDS encoding elongation factor P hydroxylase encodes MSDTHQYPQLIEIFNQCFSDDYNTRLVKGDDEPIYLPADDELPYHRIVFAHGFYASGLHEISHWCIAGAERRKLVDFGYWYCPDGRDAQTQSEFEAVEVKPQALEWLFCVAAGFPFNVSCDNLNGDCEPDRVAFQRKVRARVLELLEKGIPERPARFIQALRSFYNTPPLTAENFPYPEDLN; translated from the coding sequence ATGTCAGACACGCACCAGTATCCCCAGCTGATTGAGATTTTTAATCAGTGCTTCAGCGACGATTACAATACGCGCCTGGTTAAAGGCGACGACGAGCCGATTTATCTGCCGGCGGATGATGAGCTGCCTTACCACCGCATCGTGTTCGCCCATGGTTTCTACGCCAGCGGCCTGCATGAAATTTCCCACTGGTGTATCGCCGGCGCAGAGCGGCGCAAGCTGGTCGATTTTGGCTACTGGTACTGCCCGGACGGCCGCGATGCGCAAACGCAAAGCGAATTTGAGGCGGTTGAAGTCAAACCACAGGCGCTGGAGTGGCTGTTCTGCGTCGCCGCCGGCTTTCCGTTCAACGTCAGCTGCGACAACCTGAACGGCGACTGTGAGCCGGATCGCGTCGCTTTCCAGCGAAAAGTACGCGCCCGGGTGCTGGAGCTGCTGGAAAAAGGCATTCCCGAACGGCCGGCGCGCTTTATTCAGGCGTTACGATCGTTTTACAATACGCCGCCGCTGACGGCTGAGAATTTTCCTTACCCGGAAGATCTGAACTGA
- a CDS encoding YfcL family protein — protein sequence MIAEFEARVLALIDDMVDHASDDELFAGGYLRGHLTLAVAEAEEQGEHSAEQLKARVEDSLHNAIRAGELSPPDQVLVEAMWENLYQAALPTA from the coding sequence ATGATCGCTGAATTTGAAGCGCGCGTTTTGGCGCTGATTGATGACATGGTAGACCACGCCAGTGATGATGAACTGTTTGCCGGTGGCTATCTGCGCGGTCATCTGACGCTGGCGGTAGCCGAAGCGGAAGAGCAGGGCGAACACAGCGCCGAACAGCTGAAGGCGCGGGTTGAAGACAGCCTGCATAACGCCATCCGCGCCGGTGAATTGTCGCCGCCCGATCAGGTGTTGGTGGAAGCGATGTGGGAGAATTTGTACCAGGCCGCATTGCCTACCGCCTGA